The following is a genomic window from Mus caroli chromosome 17, CAROLI_EIJ_v1.1, whole genome shotgun sequence.
CCTGAGACGCTTGGCTTCTTTCTCCAGAGAAGACCCCCTCCACCTCAAAAATCTTTATGGCTGCTGCCAATTCCTCTGACGGTCACAGCTGTTTCCACCTGGAGACCACAGGTACCACGTGTGGGCAGATCACGCTGTTATGGATGGAGATACAAATAAGGGATTCCTGTGGTCCCCTTCCTTTGGAAAGCCGTGATATGAGACCCACAAGCAAGGAAGTCTGAGTGCACAGAGGTCACTCACTGTCTCTGACATCCTGTACCCTTAATGCCATCCTGCCTTGACATGGGGATACTCTCCTGCTGCAGTTGCTATGGTAGAGTCCAGGGTCATCAGAGAGCTGATTAAGACCTGGAGTGCTGTGTGCTGTCCCTCCCTCATTGTCTGTTAGAGCAGGAGGCCTTCGGGAGAGCCTGAGGTAGCAGGGCTGCTCAGCTGTATGAGGTCTGGCTCCAGAAGGCACACAATGCTCGCTAGTGTTCCCTTCTCACTTAAGGGGTCCTAGGCCCCAGTCTGGTgagcattctcctgtactggctCTAGGCACTTGGATGAGGCTGACCCCTACTGGATCAACTGAGGATTAAGGAGTGGGTTCTGGAGCCCTGGCCCAATCTTTCTGGTCTCCTGGGATCACTGAGCTGGTAGTGCAGTGTGCCCAGGCCATATGGTTCCCACTGTGAGGCCCATCtgctctgagtactgggattgcaggtgtgggcTTCTGGGCTCCTTCCCAAGCTACCAACATCCTTTATTTGGCACCAAAGCACACTTTAGCCCCTGAAAGGGGAAATGTgtatattggggggggggcggtggtaAAATGTTACTGTTCTAAGATATGAAggcatatttttatgtaattggTGAATTTAATATTCTACAATAATTTTTCAAACCAAAtgagtggtctttttttttttttttcttgcgtCCCTGGAGGGAAAGGGAGTTTGAGCTCAGGGTAGCCTTTCCCAACAGGCCTGCCAAAGCTGCTGGGGAACTCCTGGGCTGCACTTGGCAGACGGTGCCTTGAACCACTGCATTCGCAGTAGATAATTTTTCATGGTCCCTAAAGGAGGCGGAGGGAAAGGGATTAGTTTAGATGGACGGGCGTTGCTGCCAGTTGGCAGTGAGCGAAGGCGCACGTTCGGTGACGCTCTTCCGGTTCCGGGAGGCGCGGGCGCGCTCTCCCAGAAGTAGAGGGTCGCGCGATGCCGCTGCACAGGTATCCTGTGCACCTATGGCAGAAGCTGCGGCTGCGGCAGGGCATCTGTGCGCGCTTGCCCGCCCACTTCTTGCGCTCACTGGAAGAAGAACGGACGCCGACCCCGGTACACTACAAACCTCACGGGACCAAGTTCAAGATCAACCCCAAGAATGGGCAGCGTGAGCGCGTTGAGGACGTACCCATTCCAGTTCACTACCCTCCAGAGTCCCAGCAGGGACTGTGGGGTGGAGAGGGCTTGATTTTAGGCTACAGATACGCCAACAACGACAAGGTGGGTGCGGACCATCTTGGCGGTTCTGCATGCTTTGCTGAGCAGGCACTGCTCAACCTGACGAGCACAAGCGTTTTGATTACAGAGCAAGCTAACTCCGATAGCGAAGTCTAGTGCAGTCCTGAAGTGGGGTGGTCCTGGATCAGATAGTATCAAAAGTAAGGACATAGTGGGGACAGTGGTggagaaaaggcaggaaggaTAGACTCGAAGCTTGtgctgaagaggagggagaagtgaaATCTGCTTGTCACCTGCTAGTTTCTATGCGCATTTCCCTCATTCTTAGGATAGGATAACTTTGCTCctaatacataaaaatcaaaaagacTGAGATGCTAACAAGAGCAGAGCCTGGAGTCTATCTCTTCTGGTGATACTCTGCTGCTAGGCAAGCCCTGTGGGAGGAGAGAGTATGTTTCAGGCCTTCCAGGGTGTCATTCACTTGCCTGTGGCTACTGGGTTTCAGCTGTGTGAGAATCTGGAACATACACCAGTAGCATTAGGGCTAGCCTGAGTGAAGCAGACATCTAGGTGGGTGGGTATCCAGAGCCAGCTCAGGGGCCCTGACCTGCATCAGTGGTCCTGAGGAGCGTCTGAGGAAGGGAGAGGGCCTGGCTTACAGTAGCCTAGCTTCCAGAAGGGTGCTTTTGGGGCCCACTTGGTCTGTAGGAAAACGGGAGTTTTCTCTTGCACCCTTAGCTCTCCAAGAGGGTGAAGAAGGTGTGGAAGCCACAGCTGTTTACTCGGGAGCTTTACAGTGAAATCCTGGACAAGAAGTTCACCGTGACTGTGACCATGAGGACCCTGGATCTCATCGATGAGGCCTATGGATTTGACTTCTATATTCTCAAGGCAAGCAGGGGTTAGTGCACTCCAAGGTCTTGTCAGACTCGAGGGAAGTGCCGAGTGCACTGCATGGGCAGGGAGTGGGGGGCACCCCAGGGTAGCTATTACAAGTGGGACTGAATCCCTGTTGGTGCAGCCCCTGAAGCTTTCTGTCTTGCTGAGGCCACTCCCTGTGAGTCGTTAACTTGTCCAATGGTCGtagccatttctttttctttttcttttttgtttttttgagacagggtttctctgtatagccctgactgtcctggaactcactttatagaccaggctggcctcgaaactcagaaatccgcctgcctctgcctcccgagtgctgggacgaaaggtgtgcgccaccacgcctggctggtcATAGCCATTTCTTACTCTCCTCTTGGAGTTTGTTGCCTTGGGCCTGACCCATGTAGGTTTGGATGCTAGCGCTGATCCCAATGCCTGTTCTGCTGTGGTCTAGCTTAGGGCTGCCAGCAGCTGAAGAAGAACCCACAGGGTCAGctgacggggtgggggtggggtgaggagccTGCTGTAGCACCCGACTCTATGTGAACCTTCTGCCAGACCCCTAAGGAGGACCTGGGCTCCAAGTTTGGCATGGACCTGAAGCGAGGGATGCTGCTGAGGCTTGCTCGCCAGGACCCCCATCTCCACCCTGAGAACCCTGAGCGGAGAGCAGCCATCTATGACAAGTACAGGGTGAGAGTTTCCCCATCCTGCTTGCTGCCTGAGGCTCCTGGCCCAGCCCCCACACCTCATGCCGGCCTCCTCTCCTGCTTATTCAGAGCTTTGTCATCCCCGAGGCAGAGGCCGAGTGGGTTGGCCTGACGCTGGAGGAGgccctggagaagcagaggcttcTGGAGGAGAAGGTGAGAACCTGGGTACCGGCAGACCTCACGCCACTGAGGCTGAGTGACGAGGGCGGGCGGGAAGGCTAGCTTTTAGGGTCTGCCACACCAAAATGCTGCCATATATTTGGTTCCTTCCATTTTGAAAATGCATGGCATGCTTCGTCTCCTGAAGtccttcattctctttctctgaatGCTCAGGGATCTTTGGTActaggtgttttctttctttctttctttctttctttctttctttctttctttcttccttttttggtttttcgagacagggtttctctgtgtagccctggctgtcctggaactcactctgtagatcaggctggccccgaactcagaaatctgcctgcctctgcctcccaagtggtggggttaaaggcgtgcgccatcaacGCCCGGCACTAGGCGTTTTCTTAATCCCTCAGCAGCCCCTAGGATGTTCCATTTGTGTCTGTTTCCCAGAATAGTCAAGAGCCTGTGGCGGCCAGCAGTCCGCCAACAGGGAAGCCAGGGGTAGGCATGTGAGTTTGTGTGACCAAGGGAAAGCAGTCCTCTTTTGGCGGTCAGATGCCCTCCAGGATGGCAAGCGGCAGCATCCCCAGTCCTTCTACACCCTGCTTCTCCCCATGGTCAGCCAGAAGCAGCTGGCTGCCACCCTCCTTAGGGCGCCATCCCTGGGCTACGTTGAGCCTTACCATGCCCTCTCCCCTTCAGGACCCTGTACCCCTGTTCAAGGTCTACGTAGAGGAGCTGGTCCAGCGGCTTCAGGAGCAGGTTCTGTCCAGGCCCGCAGTGGTGCAGAAGAGAGCCGGTGACCACGCCTGAGCACTGGGCTCAGCCTCCCCTGTGGGCAGTGGGCGAACCCCACTTGGCATGTGCTGAGCACACAGTTCCTGTGGTAGACTTTTCAGAGAACCCTTCTGTGCCAGGACTCGTGGAAGTCTGGAGCGGAGCAGATGCCTGTCCAAGCTGGTCAAGTCCTTCTAGTTCTTGGGCTGGAATAAGTAACAGTCTGAGGCAGCCTGCGCCACAGTAAAGTGTGTTGGTTTGCTTGGAAGTCTGGAGtcctgtgagttcttttttttttttttttttttcccaccccgAGACagggtagtcctggctgtcctggaactcactttgtagaccatgctggcctttaactcagaaatacgcctgcctctgcctcccaagtgctgggtttaaaggcgtgcgccaccatggccAGGCTCAGTTCTGTGCATTCTTGTCCGGATCATTCCTCTGTTCCAGAAACACGCGGGCTGTTTGAGCTGTCCAGCTGTAGCTGCTGGCTTCTGAGCTGTGGGCGCTGAGGGCCTTTTTGCTGTTTATGTCCCTCATGTGTGAGGCATCAGGACATAGAGAGTCGGGTTACATCCAGTGTATGCTCCTGCCTGCTCTGGAATGTTTTCCTGGGCACAGGAAGGGAGCCTGGGGCATGGGTCAGGCCTGGGAAGGGTCTCTGCAGTATGCCCTGAAGA
Proteins encoded in this region:
- the Mrpl28 gene encoding 39S ribosomal protein L28, mitochondrial, with product MPLHRYPVHLWQKLRLRQGICARLPAHFLRSLEEERTPTPVHYKPHGTKFKINPKNGQRERVEDVPIPVHYPPESQQGLWGGEGLILGYRYANNDKLSKRVKKVWKPQLFTRELYSEILDKKFTVTVTMRTLDLIDEAYGFDFYILKTPKEDLGSKFGMDLKRGMLLRLARQDPHLHPENPERRAAIYDKYRSFVIPEAEAEWVGLTLEEALEKQRLLEEKDPVPLFKVYVEELVQRLQEQVLSRPAVVQKRAGDHA